The Fimbriimonas ginsengisoli Gsoil 348 genome window below encodes:
- a CDS encoding FG-GAP repeat protein, with protein MAPSPPPPPRTWTEPFQYKGIAYRAVLDPQKAEPLRIYRGKRMVASIARRRWNPWKLQVGDVDGDGAPDFAVGVLKPTRYIPEPHTSVFFYTFDGRHLHKKWLGSTVGRPLVDFCLGPRDRGRGQTLWTLERTFGGKVAVRCLRWSGFGFSSVGSEKVLETAEKLVRYRGKIAVVVSGKPIRMDLGGLQ; from the coding sequence ATGGCCCCCTCACCCCCACCGCCCCCTCGAACGTGGACCGAGCCGTTCCAATATAAAGGCATTGCGTACCGGGCCGTTCTCGATCCGCAGAAGGCGGAGCCGCTACGAATCTATCGAGGGAAACGAATGGTGGCCTCCATCGCCCGGAGGCGATGGAATCCTTGGAAGCTTCAAGTCGGCGACGTGGACGGCGACGGAGCGCCCGATTTTGCCGTCGGCGTACTCAAGCCCACCCGATATATCCCGGAGCCCCACACCTCCGTTTTCTTCTACACGTTCGACGGCCGCCACCTGCACAAGAAGTGGCTCGGCTCCACCGTGGGACGGCCTCTCGTCGACTTCTGTCTAGGCCCCCGAGACCGTGGCAGAGGGCAAACCCTATGGACACTCGAAAGGACTTTCGGCGGAAAAGTTGCCGTAAGATGCCTGCGATGGTCGGGCTTCGGGTTCTCTAGCGTGGGATCCGAGAAGGTCTTAGAAACGGCCGAAAAGCTTGTTCGTTACAGAGGCAAGATCGCCGTTGTTGTGAGTGGCAAGCCCATTCGGATGGACCTCGGCGGACTGCAATGA